Genomic window (Candidatus Bathyarchaeota archaeon):
AAGTAGCGAAGGGTGGCTCCGAGCACGTAACTCTAGTAGCTCCCAAAGCCTGCCTTCCACAATCGCTTGCTTTATTCTTCTGATTTCCGCGAGGCTTACGTAAAGGTTATGTTCAGCTAGTAATCGCTCCCTTTCTGATTTAGGACTTGCCTTTAAATCAGCAACATCATGTCTTGAACAGACCGGGCAGTGGCATGGGAGATATTTTAATTGATCAATCTTTACCGTTCCATAGTCAGTCATATATCGGTTCTTTCGCGCATAGATAGCGTATGCCGCGGAATCAAACATATCGCAACCGAGAGCAATTGCAAGGGCAAACATGAACGGATGTCCAGCGCCGAAAAGATGAAAGGGCTTCTCAGGGGGTAAATTCATTTTGGCCGTAGCAATCATGTCAACGAGTACGTCGAAGAGGTATCGTTCCATTACTTGAGTTGGACTGCCCAGCGCATAAATTGAGAAAGGCAGTTGGCCAACTTCTTTGGCTGAGAAAGCCACTAAATCTAAATGGTTTCCTCCTTGGATTGGACCAACCCAGTGAATATCTTCCCTAGTTCTTAGTTTAAGCGTTAATGCAGCGCGGCGGAGGGTCTCCTTCACAGTCCATTCTGCGTGGCGGCGGTTTGTTTGCCAGCCAGTGGGGACATCAAGGATTACAGCGATATCTGTTCCGATTTGTTCTTGAAACTTGGCGATTTCCTCAGGAGTGGTTTTGACTTCGCCGTAAACAAGAATTTGATACGCTCCGGAATCGGTCATAATTGTTCCTGGGAAGTTTAGGAGTTTGTGAACACCTTTTTCTAAGGCGAGTTTTTCAAATTTTTTTTTGATAAGATAGGCATTTGTAATAATGATTTGGCATCCAAATTTCTTCCATAACTCTTCAGGAGAAATCGGTTGGGCTAGTGGACTCACCACGGGCAGTAAGGTTGGAGTTTCGATTTTCCCTCGTCTTGTTTCAAGCTTTCCAATTTTAGCTAGAATATCTCGCTCCCGAATTTCGAATGACATGCCACCACAAGCTTATAGCGTTTAATTATGAGTTTTAGATATTTCTGTGTTGGAAGGTCTTCTCTTTGGTTGAGATTATCATTCATACGCTTGAGAAACCAGTTCTTCGCGAACCAGTTTTAATTGAGGGACTACCGGGAATTGGTTTTGCAGCCAATATTGCGGCTTTACACCTGATTAATGAGCTTAGAGCCACTAAATTTTGTGAGATTCATGCTCCCTCATTTCAAGATGTGGCTCTCTGCGGCGAGGATGGCTTCGTTCGGTCGCCAGTTAACGAGCTTTACTATTGCCGTCCAAGTGATGTATCACGTGACTTAATGATACTTTATGGGAATACCCAAGCTCTAACCACTTATGGTCAGTATGTTCTTTGTGGTAAGGTACTTGACCTTGTCAAAAGCTTAGGATGTCGTTTGGTCGCTTGCATGGGGGGCTTGAAGAGGGAGCAGGTCAGTAGTTTCCCTAAGGTGTATGGTACTGCTACTCACCGTGAGACGCTGAATGAAATTCTCAATTATGGGGTTAACATTATCCAAGGGAAGGTTGTTGGAGCGGCAGGTCTTCTTGTCGGTTTAGCAAAGTTAAAGGGGATGCAGGGGTTTTGTCTACTTGCTGAAACCCTTGGGATTTATCCGGATGCCATCGCTGCTCAAGCATTATTAGAAGTGCTATGCAAAATTTTGCATTTAAAAATAGATTTAACTAGGCTTGAAATCGCCGCGAATGAGACACGTAAAATTTTGGAACTCTCTGGTCTATCCCGCCTTCAGTCTAAGCCTGATTTCCCAAGTTTCGTATAGCCTACTTGGTTGCGGAGCGCGTGAATTCATCGTAGACTCGCTGAACTCTTTCAGCGGCTGGGCCTGTCCCTTCAATCAACCCTTTCTCAGTTAATCGTATCTTATCCATAACAACAATTACGCCAGCATCTTCATACAACTTAACCATTTTTGGAAAGACTTTCTCTAATCTCTCAGCAAGCCCGCGGAGGTCAAATGGTTTTTCAGTTGTAAAGACTTGGGCAACAATACTTCCGTTAATAAATACTCGAACAAGGGATAGCCCAGTTTCATCTTTGGCGTCTGCTAAGCACAAACTCATTGTATCAGGGTCGTAACCTATCAAATTTCCAGCGTAAGTTTTTCCAGTTGTAGTGACAACCGTTACAGGTTTTTGAAGCAGGAGACCAAGTTCTTCATGAAATCTTCTTCCAGCTACTGTTGACATGCTTTTTCCCCGGTTCAAACTCGTATGAATTGATGATGAAGAAACTTATTTTGCTTTTGACTCTCTCTGACGTGGGTAGTTTTACCCTTCACTGTCTCCCTCCAATGTTCTCATATATCAAAAAGAATAAAATGTGCTCTGTTTAGCATTATAAGGTTCTAACTAATTTAAATTTTAGTTTTAAGCTAAAATTAATACGTAAACTGAAAATTAGGTTAATTTTACCGTAATATGGAGGCATACTTTTGGGAGCTTCCCGAAGTACTAAAAAGCCAACTGAAGTCTGCGAGGAATGCGGTGGGGGAATAATAGTTGCTGATGGCGAGCAGGTATGTTCTCACTGCGGCCTTGTATATGAACGTACGATCGTACATCCGAGATACGCCTTAAACGAAGACGGAAATAGCGAAAGTTTTCGCTTGTATGTTGCACCAGGTGAACGGCTTCATATGGTTGATGGTCTCGGGAGCTACATCGATTACCCCAGCTCCTCATATTTTAAAGACGCCTCGGGTGTTCCTCTTCCACCACACATGCAACGGTATTACCTTAATTTGAAACGTTTATCTGATAAGAGGACAAAATACTACAAGCGCGAAGCCGATTTTAGGGCCTTTTGCTCCCTTAATCGAGTAGTTCAACTGCTTAATCTTCCTAAAAGTATTCGAGATCATGCGGCTTACCTTTATCGTAAAGTAGCTCGATCTGGTGTTAGTAAAAAGCAGCTGTCGAGTGTTGTTCTTGTTGCATATTGCCTTTTTTTGGCAGTTCGGGAGTTTGAAACTGGTAAGCTAGTGACAATGAAGGACATAACTCAAGCCTTTCGGAGGGTTGGGCATCGAGTCACCATTCAGAGTATTATACACGCTGGTCTCGAGTATCGGGCATCCTTGAATGTTCGTCTAACCTTTCGAAAAAGCGAAAACTATTTGCCCATGGTTTTAGACAAGGTTATAGCTTCTCATCAAGTGAATAGAAATCTGTTAAGAAATGGGGAAAATCTTCAACATTATCGCCAAAGGCTTTTTAAAACCAGCCAGAGCCTTCTTAGAAAAATAGATGGAATTACTCGTGGTGGACGGAATCCATATATTTTCGCGGTTTCAGTAGTTTACGCAGCTGATAAAATTATAGCTCGGCAGAATCGGAGGCCCCAACTTTTGACGCAAAAGCTCTTAGCTCAACTGACAAGTGTAGCTGAATATAGCATACGCGAGCACTTCTCCGCCCTTCTCAAGAACTTCATTTGAACTCTAATTGCTTACGACATCCTTAACAATCATTTGTCTGGGGCCAGCGCTGCTAGTCAGTGTTAGATATTTCAATGTTATTTTAAAGTTCGTAATATAGGAAACGCGGATAAACCTCTTTTCAATTAGAACGAACGCGTATTTACTTATATCCGTTAGCTCAATTTTCGTGAGGTGAAGATCAACCGTATATTGAAGGGAACCTATTTTGCGCACTACGATCTGGTATGAGATTTTCCCTGAAAAGAAGCTTTGAGAGAGTTCCCTTAGGAATGAAACCAGAAACTCTCTTAATTCCTTTTTTAGGTTCAATGCAATGCTTTCCGCGTTAGTACCTTTAGTCCAACCTCTAATCTTGGATGCAATACTTTTACAGAGGCTTCCTGAGATCGTGTAAAGACTGTAAACACGCACTGGGTGAAGCGATTTAACGGTGAACTTCACGAAAAGGGTAGCTTTAACGCCCGTATCCACGAGATTCGCTGTAATTGCAGCGTTGATGTCAACAGCTCCTTCATAGAACTCAAACTCTTGAGGAATACCGAGTGCACTCATTAGAATTAAGTCGCGCTTCTTATTTGGAGTATGCCGGTTTGTTTGGATGTCTTGTACCTGTATAGACGCTATTATCCCATTGCCTTTCACCCAAGCTTCCGTAGTCTTTACCCATTCTTCCACACTTAATCTATAATTTAACTGGTTGAGGCTTTCTCCGTTTTTGGCAAGCAGGTACAGTTCGATTCCAACTTTTTTGTGCAGGTATTCATTGAAGTCGAATAGCAAATTGTATGCGGTAAGTTGAAGTCGATCTACAGCCATCCGATTAGCTGCCGTTTGGGCAATTAATTCTGCTGCACTATTCTGTGAGATTGAACAGAATATCAGAATTACAAGGAGGTAAACTATTGCAATTGACCATATGAAAGCATTTTTCACTTTGCGCTTACTTGACATATGACTTCCAACATACCACGGCTAGTTGTTACAAAATATTTTGCTTCCCCAAAAACTGGGTCAGCGAGATAGCCGAAAAATGTCAATAATTTTCCATTGTATAGGATGTAAAGCCTACACGTTAGTTCAGGAGGACACAAATCTCCAATCTTTACTAATATGGGGGTAATCTCCTGCCCGAGTTCTACTTTATTGATTAATTCGGTGAAGTAACCCTTCATTGCAGAAACTAGGAGGATTTGCTGCGCTACCTTTTGAAGATAGCTGGTTTGAGCAGCCAGTAAATAGTCATTGTTGGAATAAGTGTGGACGCATACGGCCAAAATTACTACTACGCTGAAGCATAGCGCTGTCATCGCGTCAGTCATTGAAAGGAAGCCGCTCATTTTTCTCTCCTAACTTGATTAGTCTAACAATAATTTGGCCACGTGAGTGGACTAAAATTGGGAGAGTGACTTCTACACTTGTAGCGCTTTTAACCGAGATCATACGGTCTCCAGTTTGTTTTATTATCAGATGGCTTGAAGCTTTATCTAGGTCTAAGATGGGATAACTATTGCCCGAGCTTGCATCGATATAGGAATATTTTTGCATAATAGTTTGGGCTTCATCAATCCCATGGCCTATTCGCATCGTTAAGCATAGGTTTTCCTTACCAATTTCAGCGTTTGTTGCAACAGTAGCAACGAGTATAATGAGTACAAAAATTGCAACTGAAGCGGAAAGTTCAATTATTCCCCCCTCCTTCAAAGCGCCCCCTCCATGAAAACCACTTGGTCTTCTTGAAAAGTAACAATGTAACTTCGTCCGGGATAGAGTGTACATTCTCGGGTGTTGAACATGGCGTTTTGGCTAATCGTTAGGTCATCCGTTTTTGCTGTTACTGTTTTTCCTTGAATTTGGACGGTATATGCGCTTCTTTCCGTCATGCCCGGCATCTCTATGCAAATCTTTACTCTCCTAGAACCCACTATGTTGATTGTTTCAACGATGCCTTCGGTGACGTAGGTGAGTTGCAATCTAGCATTCCACTTTAGTAAATAGTTTCCAGTATTGATACTGCATGTGAGCAAGACAACTCCGAGAGTGAGCCATACAACAATTTCAAATCCAAATTCAGCGGTTTCTACTGGCAAGCTTAAACCTCTAAGAAGTTTACAAGGACTTCTCTCTCGCTGCGTGATAGGGCTACAAAGTACGTACCTTCCTTCGTCGGCTCTCTGAGAATTCTAATTAAAATTGGGTAAGTTCTCCTGTCAACATGCCATTGTTCAAATGCCAGATACTCGATTATGACCTTGTTGCCATCCGCGTGAATACGGAGTTTATTTGGACAAAAAATTTTGAAAGAATAATAGTCAACTTCTCTAATAAATATACGCCATATTCCGTTATCGAGGTTTGTTGTAAGTTGGTTTACTAACAATGTTTTGTAGCAGTCTTCTACAACTCGGCTTCCAGTGTTTATGATCTGTATCCCAGCTGAGGCTACTA
Coding sequences:
- a CDS encoding Lsm family RNA-binding protein; protein product: MSTVAGRRFHEELGLLLQKPVTVVTTTGKTYAGNLIGYDPDTMSLCLADAKDETGLSLVRVFINGSIVAQVFTTEKPFDLRGLAERLEKVFPKMVKLYEDAGVIVVMDKIRLTEKGLIEGTGPAAERVQRVYDEFTRSATK
- the tgtA gene encoding tRNA guanosine(15) transglycosylase TgtA; this encodes MSFEIRERDILAKIGKLETRRGKIETPTLLPVVSPLAQPISPEELWKKFGCQIIITNAYLIKKKFEKLALEKGVHKLLNFPGTIMTDSGAYQILVYGEVKTTPEEIAKFQEQIGTDIAVILDVPTGWQTNRRHAEWTVKETLRRAALTLKLRTREDIHWVGPIQGGNHLDLVAFSAKEVGQLPFSIYALGSPTQVMERYLFDVLVDMIATAKMNLPPEKPFHLFGAGHPFMFALAIALGCDMFDSAAYAIYARKNRYMTDYGTVKIDQLKYLPCHCPVCSRHDVADLKASPKSERERLLAEHNLYVSLAEIRRIKQAIVEGRLWELLELRARSHPSLLRALRKICNYAEYIEKHSPVTKKRGIFYFGSTGLCRPEVIRHQQRIQENYNPPEEAEILILLPQTSVKPFHNSPEYKKIMRTIAQTSGEKLHKIHMCTYAAPFGVVPLEIDDTYPLSQFEITWPPDLETIRYVAKQISEYLMAANYKIVIFHNDPKNWGNAILNASRRACKMRNIQFLISSNKLDPWSSKSLQALQNMLNLTLAEQE
- a CDS encoding transcription initiation factor IIB family protein, with amino-acid sequence MGASRSTKKPTEVCEECGGGIIVADGEQVCSHCGLVYERTIVHPRYALNEDGNSESFRLYVAPGERLHMVDGLGSYIDYPSSSYFKDASGVPLPPHMQRYYLNLKRLSDKRTKYYKREADFRAFCSLNRVVQLLNLPKSIRDHAAYLYRKVARSGVSKKQLSSVVLVAYCLFLAVREFETGKLVTMKDITQAFRRVGHRVTIQSIIHAGLEYRASLNVRLTFRKSENYLPMVLDKVIASHQVNRNLLRNGENLQHYRQRLFKTSQSLLRKIDGITRGGRNPYIFAVSVVYAADKIIARQNRRPQLLTQKLLAQLTSVAEYSIREHFSALLKNFI
- a CDS encoding PAC2 family protein yields the protein MVEIIIHTLEKPVLREPVLIEGLPGIGFAANIAALHLINELRATKFCEIHAPSFQDVALCGEDGFVRSPVNELYYCRPSDVSRDLMILYGNTQALTTYGQYVLCGKVLDLVKSLGCRLVACMGGLKREQVSSFPKVYGTATHRETLNEILNYGVNIIQGKVVGAAGLLVGLAKLKGMQGFCLLAETLGIYPDAIAAQALLEVLCKILHLKIDLTRLEIAANETRKILELSGLSRLQSKPDFPSFV